From a single Aspergillus puulaauensis MK2 DNA, chromosome 2, nearly complete sequence genomic region:
- the nop12 gene encoding rRNA-processing protein NOP12 (BUSCO:EOG09264IQ7;~COG:A;~EggNog:ENOG410PJZ3;~InterPro:IPR000504,IPR012677,IPR034777,IPR035979;~PFAM:PF00076;~go_function: GO:0003676 - nucleic acid binding [Evidence IEA]), which produces MGKKSKPQRETPAVSSTGSSLPFLGGNASVDPSLASLFEQSAGPVKVPEVPRLGAERKKKLEENDAEERPSEQDDGSVSEDEPMEDASLSAAGTLNDAVQAVAEPPSRKRKRATADDLEDSYMRRLAAEEQKEQKKRREERSNVTEEDEGSENEASQPEEAESEDDEDEDIPKHEALIGDREDNDKDELSKSNRTVFLGNVSTKAITSKSAKKELMKHLSSFLSALPESTGPHKVDSLRFRSTAFTSGGKIPKRAAFAKQEIHDDTTPSTNAYAIYSTPQAANKAPAALNGTTVLDRHLRVDSVAHPSKVDHKRCIFVGNLDFIDNETGTDEGENKKKKNRAPADVEEGLWRTFNAHTKGSKSGAPGRGNVESVRVVRDRSTRVGKGFAYVQFYDQNCVEEALLLNDKRYPPMLPRKLRVVRAKKISKKPEENKTSSKSLAEADRTLHGRAGRLLGRSSEARLKAAGKKSISQNSLVFEGNRATADGSSRIRVRTKSRGTKAKKDNRSKKRAAAYKAAGGKKAQIGK; this is translated from the exons ATGGGCAAGAAATCAAAGCCCCAAAGGGAAACTCCTGCGGTGTCCAGCACCGGTTCCTCGCTGCCATTCTTAGGCGGGAATGCCTCCGTGGATCCTTCATTGGCTTCATTGTTTGAGCAGAGT GCTGGACCAGTAAAAGTTCCAGAAGTACCTCGCCTAGGTGCTgagaggaaaaagaagcttGAAGAGAATGATGCTGAGGAGCGACCCTCTGAGCAGGACGATGGCTCAGTTTCCGAAGACGAACCCATGGAAGATGCATCACTTTCCGCGGCTGGTACGCTTAACGACGCTGTACAGGCGGTCGCCGAGCCCCCAAGTCGGAAAAGAAAGCGAGCCACCGCAGATGACCTTGAAGATTCGTATATGCGTCGCTTAGCAGCAGAGGAACAGAAGGAACAGAAGAAGCGCCGAGAAGAACGTTCAAATGTTacggaagaggatgaaggcAGTGAGAATGAAGCCTCTCAacccgaagaagccgagtccgaggacgacgaggacgaggatatcCCTAAACACGAAGCCCTAATTGGTGACCGCGAAGATAATGACAAAGATGAACTATCCAAGTCTAATCGCACTGTATTTCTGGGAAATGTTTCCACAAAGGCAATCACCTCCAagtcggcgaagaaggaattAATGAAGCACCTTTCGTCATTCCTCTCGGCTCTTCCCGAGTCCACGGGGCCTCACAAAGTCGACTCGTTACGCTTCCGGTCTACTGCTTTTACCAGTGGCGGCAAAATACCCAAGCGCGCTGCGTTTGCTAAGCAGGAGATCCATGATGATACCACGCCCAGCACTAATGCGTACGCTATCTATAGCACACCACAGGCCGCGAACAAAGCACCTGCAGCGCTGAATGGTACAACTGTGTTGGATCGACACCTGCGTGTCGATAGTGTAGCGCATCCCTCCAAGGTCGACCATAAGCGATGCATTTTCGTCGGCAATCTCGATTTTATCGACAATGAAACTGGCACCGACGAGGGagagaataagaagaagaagaataggGCGCCAGCTGACGTGGAAGAAGGCCTCTGGCGTACATTCAATGCTCACACCAAAGGATCAAAGAGCGGTGCCCCAGGTCGAGGCAATGTCGAGTCTGTGCGGGTAGTTCGTGATCGATCTACCCGTGTTGGAAAGGGATTTGCCTATGTTCAATTTTATGATCAAAACTGTGTCGAGGAGGCCCTTCTACTAAATGACAAAAGATACCCCCCGATGTTACCGCGGAAGCTGCGCGTGGTGAGAGCAAAGAAGATTTCAAAGAAGCCTGAAGAGAACAAAACCTCGTCCAAGTCACTAGCGGAGGCTGACAGAACACTACATGGCCGTGCCGGAAGGTTGCTCGGAAGGTCAAGTGAGGCCAGGCTGAAGGCGGCCGGCAAGAAGTCCATCTCACAAAACTCTCTGGTTTTTGAAGGCAACCGCGCAACAGCAGATGGATCGTCTCGCATTCGGGTGCGGACGAAAAGCCGTGGCACCAAGGCCAAAAAGGATAACCGAAGCAAAAAGCGTGCTGCGGCCTATAAAGCTGCCGGGGGCAAGAAAGCACAAATAGGAAAATAG
- the RPC25 gene encoding DNA-directed RNA polymerase III subunit RPC25 (COG:K;~EggNog:ENOG410PNFC;~InterPro:IPR005576,IPR036898,IPR013238,IPR012340;~PFAM:PF03876,PF08292;~go_process: GO:0006351 - transcription, DNA-templated [Evidence IEA]), producing MFILTTISDLIQISPEDFSKYSSIAIEDNINEKYANKVIQKIGLCIGFYDLLESSDGLIGHGNGLVNVNVKFRLIVFRPFRGEIVLGKISSATEHGIKIGVEFFNDILVPPDLLLDGARFDYQDQVWIWENEEGTFYFDVGEVVRFRVEMEDWHDQIPNAPDLGDGPATDRKPPYSIIGSMQMAGLGPTSWW from the exons ATGTTTATTCTT ACTACCATCTCAGATCTTATTCAGATTTCCCCAGAGGATTTCTCTAAATATAGTTCTATTGCCATCGAGGACAATATTAATGAAAAATATGCCAACAAA GTGATCCAAAAGATTGGTCTCTGCATTGGCTTCTATGACCTCTTAGAGTCATCGGATGGTTTGATTGGCCATGGAAACGGGCTTGTCAACGTGAATG TCAAGTTCCGGCTTATTGTATTTCGCCCATTTAGAGGAGAGATTGTGCTAGGCAAGATCTCTAGCGCCACTGAGCACGGCATAAAAA TCGGCGTCGAATTTTTCAATGACATCCTCGTACCTCCAGACCTTCTTTTGGATGGTGCTAGATT CGATTACCAAGACCAGGTCTGGATATGGGAGAATGAAGAGGGGACCTTCTATTTCGATGTAGGAGAGGTTGTCCGCTTCCGCGTTGAAATGGAAGATTGGCATGACCAGATCCCCAATGCCCCAGATCTCGGAGATGGCCCTGCGACTGACCGCAAGCCACCATATTCAATTATC GGATCAATGCAAATGGCTGGTCTAGGGCCGACATCATGGTGGTAG
- a CDS encoding uncharacterized protein (COG:S;~EggNog:ENOG410PQNW) produces MLPHINPRRFAPRVGLPDQGNQPPDDEHTDDQGAEDQFYPDIFDVLKVRHILLWKIKSDGLPAEVVDMIIDAAEYWPSSEFTLQQKITIQKDVDQAVLSTSPLCFDEKTLDTASPQLLPHRTIHPCRKIVFSILSHDQGGYPDGSPDSYDGSFTWFDAEVIHKAHEPSQRQGIHQRMNPTDMSPKHYAPTDPLLLPRENALQRNRARKRSAKRHTIVWHYLDNIAADSPEAADVDRDSGRGRDTLDGKQVREMELGDSIVVWARARFPGWRNYVDGLAVRVFWAV; encoded by the exons ATGCTCCCTCATATCAACCCGCGGCGCTTCGCTCCTAGAGTAGGATTGCCAGATCAGGGAAATCAACCACCGGATGATGAGCATACAGACGACCAAGGAGCTGAGGACCAGTTCTATCCGGACATTTTTGATGTTTTGAAAGTCCGACATATTTTGCTCTGGAAGATAAAATCAGACGGACTTCCAGCAGAGGTTGTGGATATGATCATAGACGCCGCCGAGTACTGGCCTTCGAGTGAATTTACGCTGCAGCAGAAGATAACAATCCAAAAGGATGTGGATCAGGCGGTTCTCTCTACGAGCCCTTTATGTTTCGATGAGAAG ACTCTAGACACAGCTTCGCCCCAGCTGCTTCCACATAGGACTATTCACCCATGTCGTAAAATAGTCTTCTCAATTCTGTCTCACGATCAGGGTGGCTACCCTGACGGCAGCCCAGATTCGTACGACGGGTCATTCACATGGTTTGATGCAGAGGTGATCCACAAAGCACATGAACCATCACAGAGACAGGGCATACACCAGCGGATGAATCCCACTGATATGAGCCCTAAGCATTACGCGCCTACTGATCCCCTGCTCCTTCCTAGAGAAAACGCACTACAGCGCAACCGTGCTCGAAAACGCAGTGCGAAACGACATACAATCGTCTGGCACTATCTTGACAACATTGCAGCTGATTCTCCAGAGGCGGCGGACGTTGACCGTGATTCAGGACGAGGGCGGGATACTCTTGATGGAAAGCAAGTCCGTGAAATGGAGCTTGGGGACTCGATAGTGGTATGGGCACGAGCTCGATTCCCAGGGTGGAGGAATTATGTGGATGGATTAGCAGTACGGGTGTTCTGGGCGGTATAG
- a CDS encoding CCCH zinc finger protein (COG:S;~EggNog:ENOG410PQ5K;~InterPro:IPR019496,IPR000571,IPR036855;~PFAM:PF10453,PF00642;~go_function: GO:0046872 - metal ion binding [Evidence IEA]): MNPQGFSFPPPPPPPPVQQHQPQQQYPHNAAYTPYGQNHHGQRGGRGGGGGNFRGRGRGIGNRGGGRGGNFMSSDANRPSGYPATAGGYGPMNYLGYPTQHVPNQQTGISAPQYMQQPMQNFQNSVSGNSFASAPHYTHPSVHGTPYQRQPSYDASYATSNTQQPAVYNQTPIQATSSASPAIMVPPVHWGFQNTGQSGSFAGPQRPSQRGPRQNNAYNHQSTSGKHDNKRDHISAFGKPQSAAPRVPAPPPVPSFGNPLPSKPPAPADTSRKPKKKKRKHNQLGLTPKTEEHESSEEEDDADEEKRLAAGGAAASAALQVTYRGRTSKLQSSAEIAAWIEERKKRFPTQAKIEERKKAMEDAKKEKKVKEEAQRQQKEARKPAMAHGEKDQEKHGRIEQPRDSKDPANAAAKAKLKAEKLRRKLLKEEKRIAQAEADAERIRKLEGLQEDSSQQNAAPKPTIQEVDEDRGLESASQGSHTKDGPRAQLQSENRQPSTTYDEGAVSDSVSSTDDSDWTSSSGSDLSSSSDSDSGDDDSAPEQATSRREGPERVPPPARDEKKQLCRHFARNGRCPRGKACKFVHDKSERATKAKPVESKGRKGLLQALLDRQKEDENRKFMETIVWLGENGLLDEPAAQTDVSLDSTPNNASGVQDRTENSQLRDSL, from the exons ATGAACCCTCAGGGATTCTCcttccctccccctccccctccccctcctgtgcaacagcatcagccgcagcaacaatATCCTCATAACGCTGCTTACACGCCCTATGGCCAAAATCACCATGGCCAACGGGGTggtcgtggaggaggtggcggaAATTTTAGAGGCCGTGGAAGGGGGATTGGGAAtagaggaggaggcagaggaggcAATTTTATGTCCTCTGATGCCAACCGCCCTAGTGGTTATCCAGCAACTGCTGGCGGATATGGGCCCATGAATTACTTAGGGTATCCAACTCAACATGTACCCAACCAGCAGACGGGCATCTCAGCACCGCAGTATATGCAGCAACCGATGCAGAACTTCCAGAACTCGGTGAGCGGAAATTCATTCGCCTCTGCACCACATTATACGCATCCTTCGGTCCATGGGACACCTTACCAACGCCAACCCTCCTACGATGCTTCTTATGCAACGTCGAATACGCAACAGCCAGCTGTGTACAACCAGACTCCCATACAAGCTACATCGTCAGCCTCGCCAGCGATTATGGTTCCGCCCGTGCATTGGGGTTTTCAGAATACCGGACAATCAGGGTCTTTTGCTGGACCGCAACGTCCGAGCCAACGTGGTCCCCGTCAGAACAATGCATACAATCATCAAAGTACATCAGGGAAGCATGACAACAAGCGGGATCACATATCAGCGTTTGGAAAACCCCAATCGGCAGCTCCACGTGTTCCTGCACCGCCCCCGGTACCCAGCTTTGGAAACCCTCTACCTTCAAAACCACCTGCGCCAGCGGATACCTCACGGAAaccgaaaaagaagaagagaaagcatAACCAACTCGGGTTAACACCGAAAACGGAAGAGCACGAATCaagtgaagaggaggatgacgcTGACGAAGAAAAAAGGCTGGCTGCCGGCGGTGCGGCTGCGAGTGCCGCTTTGCAAGTTACATACAGAGGGCGGACATCTAAATTACAAAGCTCTGCAGAAATTGCAGCTTGGATCGAGGAACGCAAGAAGCGTTTCCCTACTCAAGCGAAGATCGAGGAGAGGAAAAAGGCCATGGAAGAcgcgaagaaggaaaagaaagtaaagGAAGAAGCGCAACGGCAACAGAAGGAAGCGCGCAAACCAGCGATGGCACATGGGGAGAAGGATCAGGAAAAGCACGGGCGAATAGAACAGCCTCGAGATTCTAAAGATCCCGCGAATGCAGCCGCGAAAGCCAAGTTAAAGGCCGAAAAGCTGCGGCGGAAActgctgaaggaggagaaacGAATAGCACAAGCAGAGGCCGACGCCGAACGCATCCGCAAGCTTGAAGGGCTGCAAGAGGATTCCTCGCAACAAAATGCGGCACCAAAACCCACTATTCAGGAAGTGGATGAAGATCGAGGACTGGAGTCTGCAAGCCAAGGTAGCCATACCAAGGATGGACCTCGAGCTCAACTACAAAGCGAGAACCGACAACCTTCGACGACATACGATGAAGGTGCCGTTAGCGACTCCGTCTCGAGTACCGACGATAGCGATTGGACATCTTCAAGCGGATCCGAcctgtcatcatcatcggaCTCTGATagtggcgatgatgattcTGCGCCGGAGCAAGCAACTTCGCGCCGCGAGGGACCAGAGCGAGTCCCACCGCCCGCTCGAGACGAAAAAAAGCAATTATGTCGACATTTCGCTCGCAATGGCCGTTGTCCGCGAGGGAAGGCGTGTAAGTTCGTGCATGATAAGTCGGAACGTGCGACGAAAGCAAAGCCAGTGGAGAGCAAGGGACGAAAGGGCCTGTTGCAAGCG CTCCTCGATCGTcagaaagaagatgagaacCGGAAATTCATGGAAACAATTGTGTGGTTAGGCGAGAACGGGCTCCTTGATGAACCTGCGGCTCAAACGGATGTATCTCTGGATTCCACACCAAACAACGCCAGTGGTGTTCAGGATCGCACTGAAAATAGTCAGCTGCGGGATAGTCTATAA
- a CDS encoding GPI anchored serine-threonine rich family protein (COG:S;~EggNog:ENOG410PYSY;~InterPro:IPR018466;~PFAM:PF10342;~SECRETED:SignalP(1-18)), which translates to MRSVFFLALGAIATLAAARDNAFNIPKDGYEFTAGESTTLKWAPSTQGTVTLKLQHGEAFDSSTGTTIASSIANSGSYTWSVPKDIADHGDYTVEIVSDSDPDSSNYLPQFSVQGASESATTASESATPTPETTTTETSSTSTDTTTTTTTETSTTTESSSSASPTPTSTSSESPSETPTSSTSTESSSTSAEASESPSSSSSSIPSVDDGDNAGMANRVSGGLLALALGVAALV; encoded by the exons ATGCGTTCCGtgttcttccttgccctcggTGCTATTGCCACTCTCGCCGCCGCGCGTGACAATGCCTTCAACATCCCCAAGGATGGATATGAATTCACTGCTGGCGAGTCGACTACCCTGAAGTGGGCTCCCTCCACTCAGGGAACTGTAACTCTCAAGCTCCAGCATGGTGAGGCATTCGACTCCTCTACTGGTACTACTATTGCCT CGAGCATTGCCAACTCGGGAAGCTACACATGGAGTGTCCCGAAGGACATCGCTGACCATGGCGATTACACTGTCGAGATCGTCAGCGACTCAGACCCGGACTCCTCTAACTATCTTCCTCAATTCTCTGTCCAAGGTGCCTCAGAGTCTGCTACTACCGCGTCTGAATCTGCAACACCAACTCCCGAGACTACCACCACAGAGACCTCCAGCACTAGCACCgataccaccaccaccaccaccacagagACCTCTACAACTACCGAatcctcgtccagcgcgTCCCCGACCCCGACAAGCACTTCTTCTGAATCGCCTAGCGAGACTCCCACTAGCAGCACCTCGACCGAGTCTTCATCTACCAGCGCCGAGGCCTCCGAGtcccccagcagcagctcttCCTCTATTCCATCGGTTGACGACGGTGACAACGCCGGCATGGCCAACCGCGTGTCTGGTGGCCTGTTGGCGCTTGCCCTGGGCGTTGCTGCTCTTGTTTAA
- a CDS encoding uncharacterized protein (COG:S;~EggNog:ENOG410PN9F;~InterPro:IPR013907;~PFAM:PF08598) codes for MEVAESREATAVGAPTGNDEPALNGDQNLLLQDSLLDDERSSSLSEIDDVLDNMPSDYESPKPEKMAAENDSEAETERIDDSPNNYRARTNIVVSASGYGPSPSKLVHSTTYEDVEEDEDHPVDDSPSKSRSKNGRTIDSVEETQDLEDSTLSDSAGKKRKRPESGDEMLSDLDEDDFPPHKRRGSLKSDLSDPPPDMVLTPEPIEETSKVNEDDTLVDDIPESDLPSAPVKGKRAKKGKRKGRKTRDADDDVDSGTVETGAEVDDTPGDDDAADRPEDADDGEAAAKIEEESAKRTTAIDSLVLLEREFAALRDKIYDERISKLNRELDMLKGPNPTHPELLRQLECVKGYRDAKISYEHTLFQYRLESLLNKSQAERSQAHSTYFQHVRDIREKHSSAISKQFYSIQHDRFKTDDVSPQHYVPFPTRRSQQIAHQTAYNQEVSVLAGVSKYVGFPAAPTLSSARPTELDEDLEKMGISIETRASASQHQPPVSRPPMSSISSNAYHTSAEEAFLEQTPWANPQHPVHQHQHLSHRPQNRVMDNSRAPAFATPAGQMRMVDVSAPNGSASTIAENSSANNTPYGAEQDNAATTAGGAYPEYDADRRSGFRSLSSSPLDVRKPHPATYTPHEHRPSHGSHRNSGYSSPPSRIGLFGPSGPKRDTSPSLPSKPVNPLHQPATILGNTGQNQMAAR; via the exons ATGGAGGTGGCAGAGAGCAGAGAAGCCACTGCGGTTGGTGCCCCAACCGGCAATGATGAACCCGCCCTCAATGGCGATCAAAACCTGCTTCTTCAGGATTCGCTTCTAGACGATGAACGGTCAAGCAGTCTGAGCGAAATCGATGACGTTTTAGATAACATGCCTTCTGACTACGAGTCGCCCAAGCCGGAGAAAATGGCCGCGGAAAATGACTCGGAGGCAGAAACCGAGCGCATTGACGACTCCCCAAACAACTACCGCGCGAGGACGAATATTGTAGTGAGCGCAAGTGGCTACGGCCCTAGCCCTAGCAAATTGGTGCACTCTACCACATATGAAGAcgtcgaggaagatgaggaccATCCGGTGGATGACTCGCCAAGCAAGTCTCGCTCCAAAAATGGTCGCACCATAGATAGTGTTGAAGAGACTCAGGACCTCGAAGATTCTACTTTATCCGACAGCgctggaaagaaaagaaaacgtCCTGAATCCGGGGATGAGATGCTGTccgacctcgacgaggatgacttCCCGCCACACAAGCGCCGCGGCTCACTCAAGAGTGATCTAAGTGACCCGCCACCCGATATGGTTCTTACGCCTGAGCCAATTGAAGAAACCTCGAAGGTGAATGAGGATGATACATTGGTTGATGACATTCCCGAGTCTGATTTGCCTTCGGCTCCTGTGAAGGGCAAGAGAGCCAAAAAGGGTAAACGGAAAGGGCGCAAAACCAGAgatgccgacgacgacgttGACAGTGGCACCGTTGAAACGGGTGCGGAGGTTGACGATACAcccggcgatgatgatgcggCGGATCGTCCAGAAGATGCTGATGACGGTGAAGCCGCCGCGAAAATAGAGGAAGAAT CAGCGAAAAGGACGACGGCTATAGACTCTTTGGTTTTACTGGAGCGAGAATTTGCAGCTCTCCGTGACAA GATCTATGACGAAAGGATATCCAAATTAAATCGTGAGTTAGATATGCTCAAAGGCCCAAATCCAACGCATCCCGAGTTATTGCGCCAGCTTGAGTGTGTCAAAGGGTATCGCGACGCCAAGATCAGCTACGAGCACACGTTGTTCCAATATCGCCTCGAATCCTTGTTGAATAAAAGCCAGGCCGAGCGCTCTCAGGCACATAGCACATATTTTCAGCACGTCCGAGATATCCGCGAGAAACATTCGAGTGCTATCAGCAAGCAATTCTACTCGATCCAGCACGATCGTTTTAAGACCGATGATGTGAGCCCACAACACTATGTTCCGTTCCCAACGCGCCGCTCTCAGCAGATTGCGCATCAAACAGCGTACAATCAAGAGGTGTCGGTACTGGCAGGCGTCTCCAAATACGTTGGAtttccagcagctccaaCACTCTCATCTGCGCGACCAACGGAGCTTGACGAGGACCTTGAAAAGATGGGC ATATCCATTGAAACCAGGGCTTCGGCCTCTCAACATCAGCCACCAGTATCTCGGCCGCCCATGTCGAGCATATCATCGAACGCCTACCATACCTCCGCGGAGGAAGCCTTCCTTGAGCAAACGCCTTGGGCAAACCCGCAACATCCCGTTCACCAACATCAGCACCTTTCCCACCGACCACAGAACCGGGTCATGGACAATTCACGTGCACCTGCATTCGCTACGCCAGCGGGCCAGATGCGCATGGTGGATGTTAGCGCTCCGAATGGATCTGCCTCAACTATTGCGGAGAATTCTTCCGCCAACAATACACCTTACGGTGCCGAGCAAGACAATGCAGCGACTACTGCAGGGGGCGCGTATCCCGAATACGATGCAGACCGACGATCTGGATTTCGGTCGCTCAGTTCTTCTCCTCTAGATGTGCGAAAACCTCATCCGGCTACGTATACCCCCCACGAACATCGTCCATCGCACGGTTCCCACCGAAATTCTGGTTACTCATCACCCCCTTCCCGAATCGGCCTATTCGGACCAAGCGGCCCAAAACGGGAcacctcgccttccttgccGTCAAAGCCTGTTAACCCCCTCCATCAACCGGCAACGATACTGGGAAACACAGGGCAAAATCAGATGGCCGCTCGATAG
- the AGNR1 gene encoding uncharacterized protein (COG:S;~EggNog:ENOG410PNWR;~InterPro:IPR036188;~TransMembrane:1 (o203-223i)), with amino-acid sequence MLGPPQRCAAVVVGAGPAGLAVVGTLLEKQLGDIVWVDPCFQGGRVNRKYREVPSNTKVALFQAFATAVQPFRSVINGTRIPNAFTTMAKLDQDKPCHLHHAADVVRALTDGIVKTEQVHTCRGHVISANLDYTRSWTVRIREADSVGEVEVTASRFILCTGSSPTEVPIPVQGGNVPRLNLDVVLKPSELASTLPQSSPCTVAVIGASHSAILALLNLFDLARTSHPKLRIKWFTRHPLRYAEYMDGWILRDNTGLKGRAADFARQQLEDNVLATSEAGRFITKINCAGGQSKEAAQYERNLPSCAYLTQAIGYTRDPLPELSIDRSPLLSEDLKWDSSFGGFTDRSNAIIPGLHGAGIAFPERVVDPCGNVEHAVGFFKFMKFLKRVSPQWV; translated from the exons ATGCTAGGTCCTCCACAGAGATGCGCCGCTGTTGTTGTCGGTGCCGGTCCGGCTGGGTTGGCTGTCGTGGGGACTCTGCTTGAGAAGCAACTCGGAGACATTGTCTGGGTCGACCCTTGTTTCCAGGGCGGCCGTGTAAATCGGAAATATCGTGAAGTCCCAAG CAACACCAAAGTGGCACTGTTCCAAGCGTTTGCAACCGCAGTACAGCCATTTCGGTCTGTTATCAATGGCACTCGTATTCCCAATGCTTTTACCACTATGGCCAAGCTCGACCAGGACAAACCctgccatctccatcatgcGGCAGATGTCGTTCGAGCTTTGACCGATGGAATTGTAAAGACGGAGCAGGTGCATACCTGCCGCGGCCATGTCATCTCTGCCAATCTAGACTAC ACACGTTCGTGGACTGTGCGCATCCGGGAGGCTGACTCTGtcggtgaagttgaagtcaCGGCGTCTCGTTTCATCCTCTGCACTGGATCGTCGCCGACGGAAGTCCCTATCCCAGTCCAAGGAGGCAATGTACCCAGACTCAACCTTGACGTAGTCCTGAAGCCAAGTGAGCTGGCCTCGACTCTTCCTCAAAGCTCGCCATGCACCGTTGCAGTAATTGGCGCTTCACATAGTGCCATTTTGGCCTTGCTCAATCTCTTCGACTTGGCTCGAACCTCCCATCCCAAGCTTCGCATTAAATGGTTCAcccgccatcctcttcggTATGCAGAATACATGGACGGCTGGATCCTCCGAGACAACACTGGTCTTAAAGGCCGTGCCGCTGATTTCGCCCGCCAACAGCTGGAGGACAATGTACTTGCGACTTCCGAAGCGGGCCGATTCATCACCAAGATCAACTGTGCTGGTGGTCAAAGTAAAGAGGCGGCACAGTATGAACGCAATCTCCCCTCATGCGCATACCTCACCCAAGCCATCGGGTATACCCGGGACCCGCTCCCGGAGTTATCCATTGACAGGTCGCCCCTGCTCTCCGAAGACCTCAAATGGGATTCGAGTTTTGGTGGCTTCACAGACCGCAGTAATGCAATCATTCCTGGCCTCCACGGTGCGGGCATTGCGTTTCCTGAGCGTGTCGTCGACCCCTGCGGTAATGTAGAGCATGCCGTGGGATTCTTCAAGTTCATGAAGTTCCTTAAGCGAGTTTCTCCTCAATGGGTATAA